The following DNA comes from Candidatus Margulisiibacteriota bacterium.
TAAAAATCTGGCAGCTGCAGGAAGCCAAAGCAAAATTCAGTGAGCTGGTGAGAGCGTCCGCCGCGGCGCCGCAGGAGATCTCTCTGCGCGGCAAAAATGTGGCGGTGCTGTTGTCCAACAACGAATACGAAAAATTGGTCAGCGCCAATAAGCCGAAACAAAGCTTATTTGAGCTTTTGCAAAATTCACCCTTTAGAGGCGTGGAGCTGGATTTGCGCCGCAACAAAGACCGAACTATGCGAAAAATAGATTTTGGGGAGTAAGGCGTGAAATACTTGTTTGATACAAATGTCGTGTCGGAATTGTATAAGTTGCAGTGCGATCCGGCTGTACGTGATTTTGTGCAAAAAACTCCGCAAGAGGACACCTGCCTCAGTGTGGTTTCGGTTGGTGAAATTGTCTATGGCATCAAAAGATTGTCCGACAAGAAAAAGAAACTCAGCCTGACTCTCTGGCTAAATCAGCAAGTCACGGAATGGTTTAAAGACAGAGTATTGCCGATAACCGCAGAGGTAATGACCG
Coding sequences within:
- a CDS encoding type II toxin-antitoxin system prevent-host-death family antitoxin, with translation MADLKIWQLQEAKAKFSELVRASAAAPQEISLRGKNVAVLLSNNEYEKLVSANKPKQSLFELLQNSPFRGVELDLRRNKDRTMRKIDFGE
- a CDS encoding type II toxin-antitoxin system VapC family toxin: MKYLFDTNVVSELYKLQCDPAVRDFVQKTPQEDTCLSVVSVGEIVYGIKRLSDKKKKLSLTLWLNQQVTEWFKDRVLPITAEVMTEWGILCAAQHRTLPFMDSLLAATARAHRLILVTRNARDFQGLDVDVLDPWES